A stretch of Acidovorax sp. RAC01 DNA encodes these proteins:
- the lolA gene encoding outer membrane lipoprotein chaperone LolA: MKKIATAILIAAAASTASADGMKSLESFMKGTQTGRADFTQTVTSPPKDGQAARSKTSTGSFEFQRPGRFKFVYKKPFEQTIVADGQTLWLYDADLNQVTQRAQAQALGSTPAALLASAPDLSALKAEFALESAPDQDGMQWVQATPKGKDGQLKSVRVGFAGDQLAALDILDSFGQRSLIRFNGMQANAALPASTFQFKPPAGADVVKQ, from the coding sequence TTGAAAAAGATCGCAACTGCAATTTTGATAGCTGCCGCGGCAAGCACAGCAAGCGCTGACGGCATGAAAAGCCTCGAATCTTTCATGAAGGGCACGCAGACCGGCCGCGCTGATTTCACCCAGACGGTGACCTCGCCGCCCAAGGATGGCCAGGCAGCGCGCAGCAAGACGTCGACCGGCAGCTTCGAGTTCCAGCGGCCCGGCCGCTTCAAGTTTGTCTACAAGAAGCCTTTCGAGCAGACCATCGTGGCCGACGGCCAGACGCTGTGGCTGTACGACGCCGACCTGAACCAGGTCACCCAGCGGGCTCAGGCGCAGGCACTGGGCAGCACGCCCGCGGCGCTGCTGGCGTCAGCGCCGGACCTGAGCGCCCTCAAGGCCGAATTCGCGCTTGAATCGGCGCCCGACCAGGATGGCATGCAGTGGGTGCAGGCCACGCCCAAGGGCAAGGACGGCCAGCTCAAGAGCGTGCGGGTCGGGTTTGCGGGCGACCAGCTGGCGGCGCTCGACATCCTGGACAGCTTTGGCCAGCGCTCGCTGATCCGTTTCAACGGCATGCAGGCCAATGCGGCGCTGCCCGCCAGCACCTTCCAGTTCAAGCCGCCCGCTGGTGCGGATGTGGTGAAACAGTAA
- a CDS encoding replication-associated recombination protein A, translating to MAARSASAAPSQAHPSAHQPLAERLRPRTLADVIGQQHVLGPGMPLRLAFESGRPHSCILWGPPGVGKTTIARLMADAFDAQFISISAVLGGVKDIREAVERAEAVRDGLMQQRTIVFVDEVHRFNKSQQDAFLPHVESGLFTFIGATTENPSFEVNSALLSRAAVYVLQPLSEVDLKQIVALAQAEKALPAIEDVAIDRLVAYADGDARRLLNTLETLAMAATQEKLSEITDAWLLKVLGERMRRYDKGGEQFYDTISALHKAVRGSDPDAALYWLVRMLDGGADPRYMARRLVRMASEDIGLADPRALRLALDATEVYERLGSPEGELALAECVIYLAVASKSNAVYKAYNAARAWVKQDGTRPVPMHLRNAPTKLMKQLDYGKGYRYAHDEEGGFAAGENYLPEGMPAPGFYQPVERGMEIKIAQKLRELQARNAHADPSAMPLEGGIPGADRASE from the coding sequence ATGGCAGCACGCAGTGCCTCCGCAGCGCCTTCCCAGGCCCACCCCTCGGCCCACCAGCCCCTGGCCGAGCGCCTGCGGCCCCGCACGCTGGCCGACGTGATCGGGCAGCAGCATGTGCTGGGCCCGGGCATGCCGCTGCGGCTCGCGTTCGAATCGGGCCGCCCGCACAGCTGCATCCTCTGGGGCCCGCCAGGTGTGGGCAAGACCACCATCGCGCGGCTGATGGCCGATGCGTTTGATGCGCAGTTCATCAGCATCAGCGCGGTGCTTGGCGGGGTCAAGGACATCCGCGAGGCCGTCGAGCGTGCAGAAGCCGTGCGCGACGGGCTCATGCAGCAACGGACCATCGTGTTTGTGGACGAGGTACACCGCTTCAACAAGAGCCAGCAAGATGCCTTCTTGCCGCATGTGGAGAGCGGGCTGTTTACCTTCATTGGGGCGACCACCGAAAACCCGTCGTTCGAGGTGAACTCGGCGCTGCTATCCCGCGCCGCTGTGTACGTGCTGCAGCCGCTGTCCGAAGTGGATTTGAAGCAAATAGTGGCTCTGGCGCAGGCGGAGAAAGCGCTGCCAGCTATCGAAGATGTAGCAATCGACCGCCTGGTGGCCTATGCCGATGGCGACGCACGGCGTCTGCTGAACACGCTGGAAACGCTGGCCATGGCCGCCACGCAGGAGAAGCTGTCCGAGATCACCGACGCCTGGCTGCTCAAGGTGCTGGGCGAGCGGATGCGCCGCTACGACAAGGGTGGCGAGCAGTTCTACGACACCATCAGCGCGCTGCACAAGGCGGTGCGCGGCTCCGACCCCGACGCCGCGCTGTACTGGCTGGTGCGCATGCTCGACGGTGGGGCCGACCCCCGCTACATGGCGCGCCGCCTGGTGCGCATGGCCAGCGAGGACATCGGCCTGGCCGACCCGCGCGCACTGCGCCTGGCGCTGGACGCCACCGAGGTGTACGAGCGCCTGGGCAGCCCCGAGGGCGAGCTGGCGCTGGCCGAATGCGTGATTTACCTGGCCGTGGCGTCCAAGTCGAACGCTGTGTACAAGGCCTACAACGCTGCCCGCGCGTGGGTCAAGCAAGACGGTACCCGCCCCGTGCCCATGCACCTGCGCAACGCACCGACCAAGCTCATGAAGCAGCTCGATTACGGCAAGGGCTACCGCTACGCGCACGACGAGGAGGGCGGCTTTGCAGCCGGCGAAAACTACCTGCCCGAGGGCATGCCGGCGCCCGGTTTCTACCAGCCGGTCGAGCGCGGCATGGAAATCAAGATTGCACAGAAACTGCGTGAGCTGCAGGCGCGCAATGCCCATGCAGACCCTTCGGCGATGCCCCTGGAGGGGGGAATCCCTGGCGCAGACCGCGCTTCAGAGTGA
- a CDS encoding branched-chain amino acid ABC transporter permease, with protein sequence MEILLQQIINGLVLGSMYALIALGYTMVYGIIQLINFAHGEVLMIGALTSWSCIGMMQAAMPGAPGWTILLLATIIACVVAAALNFVIEKVAYRPLRNSPRLAPLITAIGMSILLQTLAMIIWKPNYKPYPTMLPSAPFEVGGAYITPTQILILGVTAVALASLMYLVNHTNLGRAMRATAENPRVASLMGVKPDMVISATFIIGAVLAAIAGIMYASNYGTAQHTMGFLPGLKAFTAAVFGGIGNLAGAVVGGILLGLIEAIGSGYIGTLTGGLLGSHYTDIFAFIVLIIILTLRPSGLLGERVADRA encoded by the coding sequence ATGGAAATTTTGCTGCAACAGATCATCAACGGTCTGGTATTGGGCAGCATGTACGCCTTGATAGCCTTGGGCTACACCATGGTGTACGGCATCATTCAACTGATCAACTTCGCCCACGGTGAAGTGCTGATGATCGGTGCACTGACCAGCTGGAGTTGCATCGGGATGATGCAGGCTGCCATGCCAGGCGCGCCGGGCTGGACCATCCTGCTGCTGGCCACGATCATCGCTTGCGTGGTCGCTGCCGCGCTCAACTTCGTGATCGAGAAAGTGGCCTACCGCCCACTGCGCAACAGCCCGCGCCTGGCACCTCTGATCACGGCCATCGGCATGTCGATCCTGCTGCAGACGCTGGCCATGATCATCTGGAAGCCCAACTACAAGCCCTATCCCACGATGCTGCCCAGCGCACCGTTCGAGGTGGGCGGTGCCTACATCACGCCCACCCAGATCCTGATCCTGGGCGTGACGGCTGTTGCACTGGCTTCGCTGATGTACCTGGTCAACCACACCAACCTGGGCCGCGCGATGCGCGCCACGGCAGAGAACCCCCGCGTGGCGTCGCTCATGGGCGTCAAGCCCGACATGGTGATCTCGGCAACGTTCATCATCGGCGCCGTCCTGGCGGCCATTGCCGGCATCATGTATGCGTCCAACTACGGCACCGCACAGCACACCATGGGCTTCCTGCCCGGCCTCAAGGCCTTCACGGCAGCCGTGTTCGGCGGCATCGGCAACCTGGCGGGCGCGGTGGTGGGCGGCATTCTGCTGGGCCTCATCGAAGCCATCGGCTCGGGCTACATCGGCACCCTCACGGGTGGCCTTCTGGGCAGCCACTACACCGATATCTTTGCGTTCATCGTGCTCATCATCATCCTGACACTGCGCCCATCGGGCCTGCTGGGTGAGCGTGTAGCAGACCGTGCCTGA
- a CDS encoding branched-chain amino acid ABC transporter permease, whose amino-acid sequence MKNTKTNWILGAIALLVLPLILQSFGNAWVRIADLALLYVLLALGLNIVVGYAGLLDLGYVAFYAVGAYLFALMASPHLADNFAAFAAMFPNGLHTSLWLVIPLAALLAAFFGALLGAPTLKLRGDYLAIVTLGFGEIIRIFLNNLDHPVNLTNGPKGLGQIDSVTIFGLDLGKPLALFGFDISSVTLYYYLFLVLVVVSVIVCYRLQDSRIGRAWMAIREDEIAAKAMGINTRNMKLLAFGMGASFGGVSGAMFGAFQGFVSPESFSLMESVMIVAMVVLGGIGHIPGVILGAVLLSALPEVLRYVAGPLQAMTDGRLDSAILRQLLIALAMIVIMLIRPRGLWPAPDHGKSLTQKT is encoded by the coding sequence ATGAAGAACACCAAAACCAACTGGATCCTCGGCGCCATCGCGCTGCTGGTTCTGCCGCTGATCCTCCAATCGTTTGGCAACGCCTGGGTGCGCATTGCCGACCTGGCACTGCTGTATGTGCTGCTGGCCCTGGGCCTGAACATCGTGGTCGGCTATGCCGGTCTGCTGGACCTGGGCTACGTGGCCTTCTACGCCGTGGGCGCCTACCTGTTCGCGCTGATGGCCTCGCCGCATCTGGCGGACAACTTTGCGGCCTTTGCTGCGATGTTTCCCAACGGGTTGCATACGTCACTGTGGCTGGTCATACCGTTAGCAGCGCTCCTTGCGGCGTTTTTCGGGGCCCTGCTCGGGGCCCCCACGCTCAAGCTGCGCGGTGACTACCTGGCCATCGTGACGCTGGGCTTCGGCGAAATCATCCGCATCTTCCTGAACAACCTGGACCACCCCGTCAACCTGACCAACGGCCCCAAGGGCCTGGGCCAGATCGACTCGGTCACGATTTTCGGGCTGGACCTGGGCAAGCCACTGGCGCTGTTCGGCTTCGACATCAGCTCGGTCACGCTGTACTACTACCTGTTCCTGGTGCTGGTGGTCGTGTCGGTCATCGTCTGCTACCGCCTTCAGGACTCGCGCATCGGCCGGGCCTGGATGGCCATCCGTGAAGACGAAATCGCTGCCAAGGCCATGGGCATCAACACCCGCAACATGAAGCTGCTGGCCTTCGGCATGGGCGCTTCGTTCGGTGGTGTTTCGGGCGCCATGTTCGGCGCGTTCCAGGGCTTCGTCTCGCCCGAGTCCTTCAGCCTGATGGAGTCGGTGATGATCGTCGCGATGGTGGTGCTGGGCGGTATCGGCCACATTCCTGGCGTGATCCTGGGTGCGGTGCTGCTGTCTGCCCTGCCTGAAGTGCTGCGCTACGTGGCGGGCCCGCTGCAGGCCATGACGGATGGACGCCTTGACTCGGCCATCCTGCGCCAGCTGCTGATTGCGCTGGCCATGATCGTGATCATGCTGATACGTCCCCGTGGTCTGTGGCCTGCGCCCGACCATGGCAAGAGCCTCACGCAGAAGACCTGA
- a CDS encoding ABC transporter ATP-binding protein encodes MAENIQNPANVVLRVSGISKRFGGLQALSDVGITIERGQVYGLIGPNGAGKTTFFNVITGLYTPDSGKFELAGKPYEPTAVHEVAKAGIARTFQNIRLFAEMTALENVMVGRHIRTKSGLLGAILRTKGFKEEEAAIAKRAQELLDYVGIGKFADYKARTLSYGDQRRLEIARALATDPQLIALDEPAAGMNATEKVLLRELIDRIRKDNRTILLIEHDVKLVMGLCDRVTVLDYGKQIAEGTPATVQKNEKVIEAYLGTGGH; translated from the coding sequence ATGGCAGAGAACATCCAGAATCCGGCCAACGTGGTGCTGCGGGTATCGGGCATTTCCAAACGATTTGGGGGCCTGCAGGCCCTGTCCGATGTGGGCATCACCATCGAGCGTGGCCAGGTCTACGGCCTGATCGGGCCGAACGGCGCCGGCAAGACGACCTTTTTCAACGTGATCACGGGGCTGTACACCCCCGACAGCGGCAAGTTCGAGCTGGCTGGCAAGCCCTACGAGCCCACGGCCGTGCACGAAGTGGCCAAGGCGGGCATTGCCCGCACGTTCCAGAACATCCGGCTGTTTGCCGAAATGACGGCGCTCGAGAACGTGATGGTGGGTCGCCACATCCGTACCAAGTCGGGCCTGCTGGGCGCCATCCTGCGCACCAAGGGCTTCAAGGAAGAAGAAGCCGCCATCGCCAAGCGCGCGCAGGAGCTGCTGGACTACGTGGGCATCGGCAAGTTTGCCGACTACAAGGCGCGCACGCTGAGCTATGGCGACCAGCGCCGCCTGGAGATCGCCCGCGCCCTGGCGACCGACCCGCAGCTCATCGCGCTGGACGAGCCCGCAGCCGGCATGAACGCCACCGAAAAGGTCTTGCTGCGCGAGCTGATCGATCGCATCCGCAAGGACAACCGCACCATCTTGCTCATCGAGCACGACGTGAAGCTGGTGATGGGCCTGTGCGACCGCGTGACGGTGCTCGACTACGGCAAGCAGATCGCTGAAGGCACGCCTGCGACCGTACAGAAGAACGAAAAAGTGATTGAGGCCTATCTGGGCACCGGAGGACATTGA